The region TCAATAACATTAAGTATAATGTCTATTTCCAAGTGTTGACTTTTCTAACATAAATGAAACACCTCACCCGTTATAATAACACCAAATCACAAGTCAGATgaatatactgtttattgaaGAGAGAATTGTTTAATGCAGTAATTACTTAATAGAACAATAGGACTATATACAAATCATTGGTGCTCAGATCGAAACAATCTGTAATTTGTATAATTTAGATTGTATTCTAAGCCCTATTTTGTATCATATATATTATAAGTAATTAACCTTTTTGAGAATACAGATTTAACATGTTGTTTGTACTATACAAACTTAAGTaccatgcatatttatttataatacagatacatacacattGCTCATTAAGGCTGCTACTTCCACTCATAGTGTATACTTTGTAGATCCATCCAAATGTGCATACAGTGTGCTCCCATAACGTTTCCACACATTTTATACAATCTCACTTTGACATGCTTTTTGCCATGACCAACATTCTCAGAGGTAAAACATCCTCCACCCATTCACCATCAGACTGTAACATCCTTTCCCATAAGTTTGCTTCATCTGTCGTTGAATCCATCCAAACCACGTCCAACCCGTAACTCTTCCCTGCACAGAAAGGCCCAGAAATAATTGTATTAATATGAAGGTAATAATTGagtaaaaaaaaggaatagTTGAAACTAATGGTAGAATGATTTAATTTTTGTATGTGAGGCAGAAACAAAGACCCAATTTACACCTGGTATTAAAATGCAGTCAGAATGTCTTATTTAGGCAAATTAAtaacagaaatgcaaacaacccttACTGTGATAGTGTGAGTAGATATTCCAAACCATCTCCAGAGGATGCAAACAATGGTgtatatgtaataatatgtcAGGTTTGTTCATTATCTGGACAGTATATCTTAACTCAGTGTTAACTGAGTACAAATTCAGATCACACACAGGTCATATATCAGAGGTATCCAGATTGCAGTTGTAACCATGTTGAAAATAATAACAGTGGCATGGAATCTCACCTGTCCCTAACCCAAGCCTCAGACCGCCAATGTGGTGGTTGTTGAGTCGGTCGTGATCCCACACTGTGATCTCCACACAGGCCTCTCTAAGGTCCTCTGGTCGGAAGCCGTCGTACACCATGGTGTGGTTAAACATCGGGTTGGCGGTCCTCTTCACCACCCGCGTCTTCTGTCGGCTTCTCTGGCTCGTGTCAGGAAGCACAGTGCTGCAGcagaagggaaggagggagataAAAATGCAATTATTCATGTATGGAAACACAAATggttaaaaactaaataaataaataagatcaTAAGAAAAATGTCTGGAGTGCTCAGAAGTTCAAAACAAATTATGAAGGTGCTCTTTGGAAAGGGAACAAAAGcttcaaagaaaaaaaggatcCAAGACACTCTTCTTATgaaaattattataaaaagtCTTTATTTAGATAGCTATTTCATATCAAAATCTTACATtaaaagtagagctgggcagcAACCCACGTGTATTGCACAAAGCAGCCTTCTGAAGAAGACTGAAGCTATTAAATAGCCAtctaaataaaggctttttataataatttggatccttttttttctttgaaaataaataagatagtATGAAACAAATGTATCACTTAAATATAGACAAATATAACCATATAACGTCATCATATAACATATATCATATAACAATGAAATTATGAAATGCATttgcaaaatgtaatttcaTCCTGTATAAACTCTATTagtgtaaaaagaaaagaaaaatgaaataacattttataataataagttgtgtttaaaaatgtattacattatTTCACACTTATATAATGCATTGTGTCACCATACTCAGTGAGCTGGCAGTTTGCAGGACATCCTACCATTTCACAAACGGGTCGATAATAACTCCTCTGACTGGAGGAAGATTCTTGCAGTCTTTCACCCAGATTTGCACCTCACCAGTCTCTATCCTAGCTGTCCTCTTACCTGTGGATGCAGTCAGACCACAATAAGCTGCACAACCCAAAGGGAAGAATTGATCAAATATGAGGAGTCATCAGCTCACTGTGGGACGTCTGCGGCAGGAATCTCAGGGCGACCCTCATCTGTCCTCTGCTGTCCATCACTAGCAGGGGAGACGGTGCTGGACTTTGTGCTGAGACCTGAAGGATTGAGCTGAGCTGAGTAAACGccaaatcaaactgccagtggtggaaagtaactaagtacatttactcaagtaaatacAATTTTGACAAAATATAAATCACCTGATCAATAACGATATATCAAATtaagctacccagcagtatTTAAAGTCATTCAAATTAACCCCGCCTTTACTAATGAGGTACATATTATTACATCAGTAGTTATAACCCagtgatataatatataatataataataatataaaaagttAATTAAGATTCATATTATTAATCTTaattttactttaacttttggTACTTTAGGTACATATATTTTGATGCAAATACCTTTTTAGTACTTTTACCTTTATACtgtagtattgctacttttactaaaaTACTGTTAGTAAACTATCTAAatgcttcttccaccactgcagacAGCGTACAGAAATGAAGCCTTTACCCTGGCCTTTAGTGGGAATTCATTGATGTGAGTGTTGCTGAAGTCCCACTCTGATAAATCCAGGTCCACCTCGCCCAGGAAACTGTTCCACCCAAAAGTGTTGTTGTGCCACACCGAGATGTTCAGATTCTGAGTTTTCAACACTTCCATTATGATTTTAAACTATGAAAGGGGAAGAAGCCAACACAGATGTTTGTAACAtatgaaaaatagaaaatagacTACATGTAGTGAATAATCTGTAAAAGACTACTAAATATGCAATTCTTACCCTGAGGATTTCATTGTAGGTTGGGTTTAAAGTCTTCTTTTTTACAGTGGTTTTTCTCTTTCCCAACTTGGTTTTGTCAGGAAGAAGGTAACATTTCACATATCTGTAAAAAGACAGTAGAGTTACTTTTCTTACTTTCAACTAGAGCATATAGAGTGACATTTTGAAAATTCTTTAAATGACAGCAAGAGGCAACTGTTTGACAAATGTTCTGTTCCATTTCAAATGTTCCAGCCTCTTTTCTGATCTGCCAGTTCCCTTTCCAACCTCTACATCGCAAATATCACTGGATGATATGACATTTGTTCAAACTTTGCCATTTTGATCATACCGATATAGCAAGCACTTACGGGTCAGTGCAGTTCTTCTTAGTTTCGGCCATGGCTAGATCCCTGCAGTGCACCACAAATATGTGAAACTCTCCAAGCTTCTGGATGTAGTTCACAGCAAACTGGATGCTTCCCTGGACCTCCACATCACCAAAATCTGCAGGGTGAATGCTGCTCATGCTGCCGCTGACCTGCTCATTCATAATAACACCGAAGAGAGAAAACACCATCCTCTCTAGTTGTAACtcattgtttttgtaaaatgatCACATTAATTGCCTTGATtgtctgtcttttgtttttatttgtctttagaACCTAAACCTACAGAAGCCCTGAGAAGCAGTTTGTTtgttgggtaacactttacttgaaggtatctacatagagtgacatgacagtgtcatgaacacatgacactgtcatgacacagtcatgagacatgaaccctaactctaaccctaaccctataaccataacttgtcaggacaaaaaccgaatgacacttactaaaagaagcgttatgtcataaacgtttatgacttgtttataatgtttatgacacgttcatgacagtgtcatgtcactcttatgtagataccttcaagtgaagtGTAACCGTTCGTTGTTTCATTTCGGCCACTGCACCACTATCCCTTGTTCTGTTCTGAATAGGACTGAAACTATTCATGTTTTCTTACAGGTAAGTTTTAATTTCTCCATGCACTCTAAACACAagatacatttatattgtgtgtTAGCAAGTtattagcctggaaatccagacccatgatgattaagggtctggcattgagtaatgaaaatggcccagctTGAGGGACGGCACCAattatgcatttgaaaatctcactgcacgcaattggataacactacgaccaatcacaacaatacacagggtgacgtatccagagcgtACCCATATACTTAGCTACCAGctgagctaactggtagattaaactgtcgtcatctgtttagctcgccactggcccgcctatatcagatacaccgatgttaTTGGTGCAGCagggctacaagggcatagttaaggagcatcattactgaatgccagagtgacacgctgagcaaattcaaatagtgctctcgcgagaactctggatttccagggtagcaAGTTATAACATTGCTGTCACGTCTTTGTTTTGGctagaaatgtatttcattcAGTTATAATCTGCTGTTTCCTTGTGTTTACAGAGCATGGCGAAATTAATACTGGAAGAAAACATCCTAGTcctatttagaaaaaaaaaaaaaaaaaaaggcaatacaaataatttgaggaaaaaaaaaaaaaaaaaaaaaaaaaaaactaaaaaaaaagaccCCAAAAAAACCTGTCTAGCTTGTCTCTCAGGGCTTCCATATAAACCCCAcatgaagcattttctttaattaaaagatCAGTATGGTGTTACTCTTTATATTTATTAGTCAACAAATCTCATTAAAAAACCAAAACCAATAATGTTTGATAAAAACTACAGTAAcaagctgttttaggaaattactgAGCCTTTTTTGTTATTCTTTATATTTAGGAGTTGTTTTTAAAGTCTAAAGTAGGGACTTATAactgagagccacagacagaaAGTATTGAAGGATGAACTGTCAcattggtcttttcatgggatttgttgaaaaGAGTCAGACTAATTAGGTTAAAAAACAATCTTGTTGTGAACATTCAACTTTCCACAGCTAACAAGCTATATGCacagtgtatttttttatcaGAAACATATATAATCTAGTGAGCTGCATGTTGACATACAGACGACATGGAGGCCATTCCTGAGGAGAGACTTAAGTTAGATGTGGAGCTGCCCGTGTTTCTTCTCCAGCCCAAGATGGTCTCAGAAGTGCTGTCACTATCTGTCTGATATCAGAGAAAAGCATGAATgagttaaaaacacaaacatgacagAGTCAGAGAGGAAGCCAGAGAGCATCCAATCAATTAGCTCTTATGTGAGAGGCAAATGTATCAGTTTACTGGCTGCAGTGCAGATGTTGAACACTGGATATCATAAGTTTGTTGTAAGTTCAATATACCAGAGTCAGTGAAGAGTTATTTACCTCGTCCTGCTGAAGAACAGTCACTGACACACTGCTTTTCATCTGCTTTGAGTTGGGGAGAGTAGAGGCTGATGGTGGAAGCAAAGAAACTGGAAAACAAATATGACTTTGAATCTCTTACAATGaccatatataatatataataatatctgAATTTCGACAGCATACTGATTTCATGTTTAAATAATTTCCCAGCCTGTGTATGTCCTGATAAATGTGTATATGAAGAGAGCACCACGTTTACCGTTATCCACACTTTGATTCATTTGTTCTCTTGAGTTATTTTGGGTCCTCTCTTCTCCTAAGAAGAAATAGGGCCAAGAGGCAGCATTATTTACATACCTCTCATGATATCATGTAACATGAAATAATGCACTGGCTATACATTATAGCTGTATTCAATCTGTATTAAAAAACTACAGCAGCCTATCTGAAGAAGAAAGAGTTGTGTTACTTGTTTGTGAGGTGAGGTTTTCCAGACTTTTGGATGAGGATATGTTCCTTGAAGATAATTGTTTAAGGGCTGAAATGATGGGACTAGAACTGTCATCATGACCTGCCGAATGAAACAAAATCAGCTCTGGAAAACAGACTCACCACAGATGTTACACAATTTCTGACTTACTCAGCAACCATCCATGTTTTGCTACTGTATCATCATGGTAAACACAAGGAATATGACCCCACTGTGTTTTCATTCTATTGTGATGAAAATGAACAACAGGATTATTGTTGTTGCTAACAGCAGCTTGACTCTTTATGGTaaggtttaaaggtcccatggcatgaaaatttcactttatgagttttttttaacattaatatgcattcccccggCCTgactatggtccccaattggcttgaaatgggcataggtgtaaaccgagccctgggtatcctgctctgcctttgagaaaatgaaagctcagatgagctgatctggaatcttgcttgttatgaggtcataaggagcaaggttacctcccctttctctgctttgcccgcccagagaatttggccaacccatgggagagagacatcatggctttcaaacgagaaaagtggcagttggtcaaggccacacccccaccctccaccttgccccgccctctctcctcctcaatagctagagacatAAAAacggcacatcctaaggaaagctcattgtgggactggctctagtggctgtaattttgcaccaaggctgaatttcgggaaagagacttcagatacagtattaggggaccactaaggtctatataaaagagacttcagatacagtattaggggaccactaaggcctatataaaagagacttcagatacagtattaggggaccactaaggtctatataaaagagacttcagatacagtattaggggaccactaaggcctatataaaagagacttcagatacagtattaggggaccactaaggtctatataaaagcatccaaagagcagcatgtcataggagctttaaaagtcccatgacatggtgctcttgtttttatataatactttatctgaagtctcttttatataggccttagtggtcccctaatactgtatctgaagtctcttttatatagaccttagtggtcccctaatactgtatctgaaagtctcttttatatagaccttagtggtcccctaatactgtatctgaagtctcttccgaaattcagccttggtgcaaaaTTAGTCACTAGAGCCAGTATCACAATGAGCTTtcaggatgtgccatttctgtgtctgaagctattgaggaggaggggggggggcaaggtaggGGGGCAAGGTGTAGGGTGTGGCCCTTAACCAACTGCTAGTTTTTGAAAgctatgatgtctctctctcatgggttggccaaattctctgggcgggcaaagcaaagGGGAGGTAattttgctccttatgaccttataatgagcaagattccagatcagcccatcttctcaaaggcagagcaggatacccagggctcggtttacacctatcaccatttctagccactgggggaccataggcaggctgggggaactcatattaatgttaaaaaacctcatagaGTGAAATTTTcacgccatgggacctttaatgtagcTACCACATATCTATCAGCAGCTCTTTAATCACAAAACGCTCttcaactaaaaaaaaaagttttctatAGGTTAAACTGGCAACTAAACTTAAACATTTGTTCTACAGTTTTGTATAGATATGTTTGAAGATGAAATACAAAAGAAGAATTAAGGTCAACAGCAGTTTGCACAACACAGAAATTTGAGACTCATAAATGTTAACGTGTTAACTGATTTGTTTAATCAATCACTTGGAGAAATATAAATGTAGAGAAAATTCAAAAGCTCACTTCCTGAACTTGCCCGAGACAGAGACCCGGCCCTGGTTGATGTGTTTTGGCTGGAGTATCCGTCTTTATTTTGCACAATCGAAGAAGTGACTGCGGGAGGATTCCCAACAGTGGAACTGTCTCTCTGGTTTCCCACAAAGTCTCTGAGGGcattttgtggtgtgtgttccACTTCCTTTTCTGCCGCAACAGCTCTGTCTTGGTGAAAAGGAGGGACATGGGCCTTCTCCTGTGGCCCAAGGTAATGCTGATAATCCTGAGGGATGAGAGATCTGGCGAGGCGTGCAAAGGTCCCCAACTTCTTCTCTGAAGCTTTTTTGGATTGTGTTGATGTAAAGGAGCTTGAACTACTTTGTTGTGTATTCACATTGCCAAAATAAGCTGCTCTGTCTTCTGGAAGTAAAGGGAGAGGACGAGAGGTGATGTCTGTGGTAGGGATAGCGTCTGTCTGCACTGTCTGCTTAGCTTCGTGTGAGGGACTCTTCTTCTGTCTTGGTACTGGTGTCGCCTTCACTTCTTGTTCTTCAACCACCTTAGTTTGGGGGTCGATGTCTATTGAAAAGGTTTTCAAGGGAGAGCCTTCCAGCTTGGATATCTTAGGACTGGATGATTCTCTAGGTAGGACCCTTGGATGGAAGGTCTTTGATGGACTCCTCCTGACTTCGTCATCCTGGTCTTTTGATTTCGGAGATTGGGATTTACTAGGACTGAGGGGTCTTTCTTGATGCTCTGTATTAGCCTTGACTTGGGATTGGTGACATGTTGACTGGACATCCCCAGTACTACCAAGACTCCTCAGCTGTGACCTGTCTGAACTCTGACTGACAAAACCCTTGTCTGTCACTTTTAATGATTTCAAAACAACATTAGACTTGGTTTTGTATGGAGACACTTGTGCCTCTTCCTCAGACTTGTCTCTGTTATATATGGATGTTCTCAGATCAGCTTGTGGGGAAACCACTTTGTTATTGAGTGTTGAACTGTGTAGAGGGCTTTAGCGTTACCCTAGGATCTGTTTATATtcacagaattttttttaataaatctaTGTAAAGATGCATCTGTTTTCGTAATAAACAGACTGTTCTTGTAGGACACAGACATAAttcaatttttcattttaaagcatTTTCAGATGTTGATTAAGTGTTGTAATCTGCAGTGTCTGTTTCAAGTGGTAGTGGTCTTTCTGTCATTCAGAGGTATGTTGCTGTCTGACCTTTTGAAACACTTACTCCTTTTTTTTCCGACGGAATAAAGGCCCCTGGGGGGAATTTTGGGTGTTGCTGGTTTTTACTTTGTTTTGGTACCTTTACCTCTTCTTTTTGTGGACTCTGTACTTCAGCAGTTCTCTCTTTCTCAAAAATGTGTCTAGGCTTTGGTGAAACAGCATGAGATGAACCCTTTGGTCTGCCATTAAACGGCTTGGTGTCTGAGGTGACCTCAACAGAAATGTCAGTTCTCTGTTCAGGCAGCTTTTGGGGATGGATGTTGTGTCCAGTTGGCCAGTCTGTGGCCTCAGCCTGAGAGTGCTGTTCCTCTTCAGGCTCTGTCTCCAGGTGAACAGGCTTACCTGACTCCTGCTCAGCAGAAACGAGTTTGGGCACTGCATGGCTTAGGACCTCTGAATGACAGTGCTCAGAGACATCTGCAAAGACAGCAACCACATATTGGATCACTCATGCACATTATATCTGCTAAACACTGCACAGTATAATAAAACATACCTGTGTAGGGCTTTTCTTGGTGTATTACTGTCAAATGAAGTGGGGCACTTAATATTGTAACTGCATTCTACATGCAAAATGCCAGCGTGACAGCATTTTAAAGGCCATTGTATAGGATTAGAAAATTTGCAACTTTGACATCCCTCAGTGGTACTACACCATGGCAAATAGCAATGACCATTTTCTAACCGAGGTACACTGAAATGAAATGACTGCAACACACAGAGTTCACCAATTGTCTCACACTTATGGCATccaaatcattttaaataagCTATAAAACACAAATGATCTACAAAAAATTGCATTATAATACGTAATTAAACCATGAGCTCCAATTGTGGACTAAATTAAATTAGCAGATTATCAAGGCTTTACTTTAGCCCAATTTATAGTCTTTTTGGGGATTAGCAATGCCACACGTCATTTCACATTAATATAATAAACCAATGGAAAACTCCAACACATGGCATGAGACATTAATAGCAAAGCTGCAGACCATAATGCCAAAGCAATCATGTGCAGTAAAACCCAATAATACAATCAAACAGACATTTTCTTCCTGTTGTCTTATCCACCAGTTTCTACAAGCAGTTATAATAAATGCACATTTCACTACATGCAAGAGCATGCACAAGCAGGATAAA is a window of Perca fluviatilis chromosome 16, GENO_Pfluv_1.0, whole genome shotgun sequence DNA encoding:
- the sytl2a gene encoding synaptotagmin-like protein 2, with protein sequence MIDLSFLTEEEQEAILAVLRRDAELKKAEEQRVQNLQKTVSDKGQLRYMTGEWFYETKQLRHQDRIHGSEIIRASMRHSHKPLTTLELSQIWPEKPSYVSSENKDVFAPPVLCGVLQEPEYQNQKPYETPQDTPNPVLQSPTKQRKNPFNSDVITNHPFEEKDSQLLDGAVDQVTDTQTLNEEPLPSSDSCISYASNIKQDHNDSPNASVPMSMPENREVITRSQPCFVEEDGQGDQQTNTAAPRGILKRLSTSSSTDSLFSRLDLQSPVSLDSLPETWIDRKQVRFSSTVGWSELEWQDGKELGEHSLLDVDSVTPSELENNSDLDHTGSTTVGTRRPLLRQSQVDSQEGELNCKDEASLQEQEAGQHPVLGDVSEHCHSEVLSHAVPKLVSAEQESGKPVHLETEPEEEQHSQAEATDWPTGHNIHPQKLPEQRTDISVEVTSDTKPFNGRPKGSSHAVSPKPRHIFEKERTAEVQSPQKEEVKVPKQSKNQQHPKFPPGAFIPPLHSSTLNNKVVSPQADLRTSIYNRDKSEEEAQVSPYKTKSNVVLKSLKVTDKGFVSQSSDRSQLRSLGSTGDVQSTCHQSQVKANTEHQERPLSPSKSQSPKSKDQDDEVRRSPSKTFHPRVLPRESSSPKISKLEGSPLKTFSIDIDPQTKVVEEQEVKATPVPRQKKSPSHEAKQTVQTDAIPTTDITSRPLPLLPEDRAAYFGNVNTQQSSSSSFTSTQSKKASEKKLGTFARLARSLIPQDYQHYLGPQEKAHVPPFHQDRAVAAEKEVEHTPQNALRDFVGNQRDSSTVGNPPAVTSSIVQNKDGYSSQNTSTRAGSLSRASSGSHDDSSSPIISALKQLSSRNISSSKSLENLTSQTREERTQNNSREQMNQSVDNVSLLPPSASTLPNSKQMKSSVSVTVLQQDETDSDSTSETILGWRRNTGSSTSNLSLSSGMASMSSVSGSMSSIHPADFGDVEVQGSIQFAVNYIQKLGEFHIFVVHCRDLAMAETKKNCTDPYVKCYLLPDKTKLGKRKTTVKKKTLNPTYNEILRFKIIMEVLKTQNLNISVWHNNTFGWNSFLGEVDLDLSEWDFSNTHINEFPLKARVSAQSPAPSPLLVMDSRGQMRVALRFLPQTSHSKRTARIETGEVQIWVKDCKNLPPVRGVIIDPFVKCTVLPDTSQRSRQKTRVVKRTANPMFNHTMVYDGFRPEDLREACVEITVWDHDRLNNHHIGGLRLGLGTGKSYGLDVVWMDSTTDEANLWERMLQSDGEWVEDVLPLRMLVMAKSMSK